In one window of Kosmotoga pacifica DNA:
- a CDS encoding Panacea domain-containing protein, producing the protein MIAFGLEYKTLQNVRYSAIWKGGEIMVSNAIKNEELILNVLKLAGPITKTKLVKLLFLIDNEASAKINKKISSFAYVKYFYGPYPPELEDILSYLSAKGIIHYNENISCNGRRYYLISIDSPEYQKRGEMANIFSEKEEQIIRSIVNKYKDKSLEDILESVYALDSVEKATFGADIL; encoded by the coding sequence ATGATTGCTTTCGGATTAGAATATAAAACCCTTCAAAATGTGAGATATTCAGCTATATGGAAGGGGGGCGAAATTATGGTATCTAATGCAATAAAAAACGAGGAACTAATATTAAATGTTCTTAAACTTGCAGGCCCCATAACCAAAACGAAATTGGTAAAACTGCTTTTTTTAATTGACAACGAAGCGTCCGCAAAAATAAATAAAAAGATTAGTTCTTTTGCGTATGTGAAGTATTTTTATGGTCCATATCCACCTGAATTGGAAGATATTCTTAGTTACTTGAGTGCAAAGGGAATTATTCATTATAACGAGAATATTAGTTGTAACGGAAGAAGATACTACCTTATATCTATTGATAGTCCTGAATATCAGAAAAGGGGAGAGATGGCTAATATATTTTCCGAGAAAGAAGAGCAAATTATTCGTTCGATTGTCAATAAATACAAGGATAAATCTTTGGAAGATATTCTTGAAAGCGTTTATGCATT